One genomic window of Brienomyrus brachyistius isolate T26 chromosome 16, BBRACH_0.4, whole genome shotgun sequence includes the following:
- the LOC125709971 gene encoding calcipressin-1-like has protein sequence MEQSDEVGKEASVDVHFTDLPNALIACKVAEDVFVDPLVKASFEALFRSFASDVTFQFFRSFRRVQISFSNALLAAQVRAKLHKTEFNGKEIRLYFAQSVHIGGPRLEPPKPDKQFLISPPASPPVGWEQVQDATPVLNYDLLCAISKLGPGEKYELHTGTPTTPSVVVHVCESDQDGSGAEDDERGPRVRPRIVQTRRPDYAPPLH, from the exons ATGGAACAGTCGGATGAGGTGGGGAAAGAGGCTAGCGTGGACGTGCACTTTACCGACCTGCCCAACGCGCTCATCGCATGTAAAGTGGCCGAGGACGTTTTCGTTGATCCGCTGGTGAAG GCCAGCTTCGAGGCCTTGTTCCGATCTTTCGCCAGTGATGTCACGTTCCAGTTCTTCAGGAGTTTCCGGCGTGTGCAGATCAGCTTCAGCAATGCACTATTGGCAGCTCAGGTCCGTGCTAAGCTCCACAAGACTGAATTCAATGGGAAGGAGATCCGGCTCTATTTTGCCCAG TCTGTACACATTGGGGGTCCCCGCCTGGAGCCCCCCAAGCCAGATAAGCAATTCCTCATTTCCCCTCCTGCATCGCCGCCTGTGGGCTGGGAACAGGTACAGGATGCCACACCTGTCCTCAACTATGACCTGCTGTGTGCCATCTCCAAGCTCGGCCCCG GAGAGAAATATGAGCTGCATACAGGCACACCCACAACACCCAGTGTGGTGGTGCATGTCTGCGAGAGTGACCAGGACGGATCTGGGGCCGAAGATGACGAGAGGGGCCCGCGTGTTCGGCCCAGAATTGTCCAGACCCGACGGCCAGACTATGCCCCCCCACTACATTGA